One window from the genome of Podospora pseudocomata strain CBS 415.72m chromosome 6, whole genome shotgun sequence encodes:
- a CDS encoding hypothetical protein (EggNog:ENOG503P9E4), with product MASTQQQSRLLSTSARVHPPYLPHLYTAATKPSPVARGIKWVPPLAGALAAGYVAVSTYRTSAAAAQQRQAEAEQADLERRRQNAALADAYGDRSSLEELERAMRVYEAQRGNN from the exons ATGGCCTCTACTCAGCAGCAATCCCGCCTCCTTTCCACCTCTGCCCGCGTGCACCCCCCTTACCTTCCTCACCTCTACACCGCGGCTACCAAACCATCCCCCGTAGCAAGGGGCATCAAGTG GGTCCCACCTCTCGCAGGCGCCCTCGCAGCAGGCTACGTAGCCGTCTCAACCTACCGCACctccgccgctgccgcccagCAACGACAGGCCGAGGCTGAGCAGGCTGATCTGGAGAGAAGACGACAGAATGCCGCTTTGGCGGACGCCTACGGGGACAGGAGCAgcttggaggagttggagagggcgatgagggtgTATGAGGCGCAGCGGGGCAACAACTAA
- a CDS encoding hypothetical protein (EggNog:ENOG503NZTA; COG:G), whose protein sequence is MIVNLYWITLFVLLPVTVLLMSRSLLAKAARSFLAKAKRHTSDTPPSSPTDSVTGEDDHERIKDKEARAFQIKFLKVYLFAMAADWLQGPYTYPLFKTEFEFPEKTVASLYMTTFIAAAISSLFVGFLADKFGRRNACLAFCLIHSLSALSVLSKDLKVLYAGQALGGIGLAMLWTVFESWMVTEWNTRKLGDERLGTMFGTMTRANCSAAVLGGLIGDLAVEVSGTRKGPFVVGVAIEAIAAAMLICCWNENYGQPKDSKEKRMTPKETLIQLGDIKIWALSFISCCWEGTNFLVLFFWPGILQDAHRRIHGPDAEDVPYGPIFAAFMLAMILGALLFSAIMKRKKSRLALPVDPSQSPSKPSWLKKAFTNPHNLMGIVIFIGGGCLLQSAYVPIEILAFFGYLLFEFCNGIYVPCVAYHRGIVVNEGSRAGLYGLMKLPHFLFVIIALATAVEDPRHRQTVFLACSSTLVAASLASIIGLRGSAPEEKKPENDLEQLMEMSDGDSFREKMLTPHTLASASTPTLSTTRPTTAHEIIMDKQS, encoded by the exons ATGATAGTCAATCTCTACTGGATCACgctttttgttcttcttcccGTCACAGTGTTGCTTATGAGCAGGAGCCTACTGGCCAAAGCAGCACGAAGTTTCCTCGCCAAAGCAAAAAGACACACATCAGACactccaccatcatcaccaacagaTTCCGTCACAGGAGAAGATGACCATGAGCGAATCAAAGACAAGGAAGCGCGGGCGTTCCAGATCAAGTTTCTCAAGGTGTACCTTTTTGCCATGGCGGCCGACTGGTTGCAGGGGCCATACACTTACCCCCTCTTCAAGACCGAGTTTGAGTTTCCAGAAAAGACGGTCGCGTCACTGTACATGACAACGTTTATTGCTGCGGCAATCTCTTCACTCTTTGTCGGGTTTCTGGCGGACAAGTTTGGGAGAAGAAATGCCTGTCTAGCGTTCTGTCTCATCCACTCGCTCTCGGCGTTGAGCGTGCTTTCGAAGGACTTGAAAGTGCTGTATGCGGGACAAGCACTTGGTGGAATAGGGCTGGCGATGCTCTGGACGGTGTTTGAGAGTTGGATGGTGACTGAGTGGAACACTAGGAAGCTTGGAGATGAGAGGCTAGGGACCATGTTTGGGACCATGACGAGGGCCAACTGCAGTGCTGCTGTGTTGGGTGGGTTGATTGGCGATTTGGCTGTGGAGGTGTCAGGGACGAGAAAGGGACCTTTTGTGGTTGGTGTG GCTATCGAAGCTATTGCTGCGGCCATGCTTATTTGCTGCTGG AATGAGAACTACGGACAGCCAAAAGACAGCAAGGAGAAGCGCATGACTCCAAAGGAGACCCTCATACAGCTTGGAG ACATCAAAATCTGGGCACTCAGCTTcatcagctgctgctgggaaggCACCAATTTCTtggtcctcttcttctggccTGGTATTCTCCAAGACGCACACAGACGCATCCACGGACCTGACGCTGAGGATGTGCCCTACGGCCCCATCTTCGCTGCCTTCATGTTGGCCATGATTCTCGGCGCTCTGCTGTTCAGTGCCATcatgaagagaaagaagagccGCCTCGCCTTGCCCGTCGATCCTTCCCAATCTCCCAGCAAGCCTTCCTGGTTGAAGAAAGCCTTCACCAATCCCCACAACCTGATGggcatcgtcatcttcatcggcggcggctgtCTACTGCAATCAGCATATGTCCCAATCGAgatcctcgccttctttgGCTACTTGTTGTTCGAGTTTTGCAACGGCATTTACGTGCCCTGCGTGGCGTACCATAGGGGTATCGTCGTCAACGAGGGCAGCAGAGCGGGTTTGTACGGTCTGATGAAGTTGCCTCACTTCCTGTTTGTCATCATTGCACTGGCGACTGCTGTTGAAG ACCCTCGCCACCGGCAAACTGTCTTCCTCGcttgctcctccaccctcgtcGCTGCCTCTCTGGCGAGCATCATTGGACTGAGGGGCTCGGCGCCggaagagaagaagcccGAGAATGACTTGGAGCAACTGATGGAGATGAGCGATGGTGACAGCTTCCGGGAGAAGATGCTCACGCCGCACACCCtggcttcggcttcgacACCAACGCTGTCCACCACGAGGCCGACCACGGCTCATGAGATTATCATGGATAAGCAATCCTGA
- the SSF1 gene encoding rRNA-binding ribosome biosynthesis protein (EggNog:ENOG503NU9X; BUSCO:EOG09263NE7; COG:J) codes for MAKKRSKRRTHLGAHNPAAPTAVTGHINTKDPKSMVIRMGAGEVGTSISQLAADVRRVMEPGTASRLKERKANRLRDYVTMCGPLGVSHLLLFSRSESGNTNMRLAITPRGPTFHFRVEKYSLTKDVRRAQRHPKGGGKEYITPPLLVMNNFTNPNSDHTSKVPRHLESLTTTAFQSLFPPINPQRTPLKSIRRVLLLNREQSPEDDGTFIVNFRHYAITTKPVGLSKPLRRLNAAEKLLKSSKSKKGQLPNLGKLKDISEFMIGGENGAGYETDNTSGSEYETDAEVEVLETSARKVHSSNKPRQAQNEDGSDDEDGDTGRKDNVERRAVKLVELGPRMKLRMTKVEEGLCSGKVMWHEYVHKTREEIRELEKKWEQRRKDKEARKKEQKANVERKKAAKEANKQQQQQGKKGQQEEEEDDDEDMEDYDSDLYEYGYDGDDKGFDSEGLAGDAEEQVNSKMEEDGEWEDEEEEIADGNKQGKRKAFKK; via the coding sequence atggcCAAGAAACGCTCCAAGAGAAGAACCCACCTGGGTGCTCACAACCCAGCCGCCCCCACCGCCGTCACTGgccacatcaacaccaaagacCCGAAATCCATGGTCATCCGCATGGGCGCCGGCGAAGTAGGAACCAGCATCTCCCAACTTGCCGCCGACGTCCGGCGCGTAATGGAACCCGGCACCGCCTCCCGCCTCAAAGAGCGCAAAGCCAACCGCCTACGCGACTACGTGACCATGTGCGGCCCCCTCGGcgtctcccacctcctcctcttctcccgctcCGAGTCGGGCAACACCAACATGCGCCTCGCCATCACCCCCCGCGGCCCTACCTTTCACTTTCGCGTAGAAAAGTATTCTTTGACAAAGGACGTCCGGCGAGCCCAGCGACACCCCAAGGGGGGCGGCAAAGAGTacatcacccctcccctcctagTCATGAAcaacttcaccaaccccaactcgGACCACACCTCCAAAGTCCCCCGTCACCTCGAGTCCCTCACCACGACCGCTTTCCAGtctctcttccccccaaTCAACCCGCAACGAACCCCCCTCAAATCCATCCGTcgcgtcctccttcttaACAGGGAGCAATCCCCCGAAGACGACGGGACGTTCATCGTCAACTTCCGCCACtacgccatcaccaccaaaccagtCGGCCTGTCGAAGCCACTGAGGAGGTTAAACGCCGCCGAGAAACTGCTAAAGTCGTCCAAGTCAAAGAAGGGGCAGCTGCCCAACCTGGGGAAGCTAAAAGACATCTCCGAGTTTATGATTGGGGGTGAAAACGGCGCGGGGTACGAGACGGATAACACGTCAGGAAGCGAGTACGAAACCGacgccgaggtggaggttcTCGAGACGTCGGCGAGGAAGGTTCACAGTTCCAACAAGCCAAGACAAGCACAAAATGAAGAcgggagtgatgatgaggatggtgacaCGGGGCGTAAAGACAATGTTGAGCGTCGGGCTGTGAAGTTAGTCGAGCTCGGCCCGAGAATGAAGCTTCGCATGACaaaggtggaggaagggcTGTGCTCGGGCAAGGTGATGTGGCATGAGTATGTCCACAAGACAAGGGAGGAGATTagggagctggagaagaagtgggagcagaggaggaaggacaaggaggcgaggaagaaggagcagaaggCGAAtgtggagaggaagaaggctgccaaggaggcgaataagcagcagcagcagcaggggaagaaggggcagcaagaggaagaagaggatgatgatgaggatatggagGATTACGATAGTGATTTGTACGAGTATGGGTATGATGGGGATGACAAGGGGTTTGATAGCGAGGGGTTGGCTGGGGATGCTGAGGAGCAGGTCAACtcgaagatggaggaggatggggagtgggaggatgaggaggaggagattgccgATGGGAATAAacaggggaagaggaaggctttTAAGAAGTGA
- the RRP3 gene encoding ribosomal RNA processing protein (COG:A; EggNog:ENOG503NUFI): protein MSSVKRRKISDNPSAVKKKKTEAPKPKIIPGPEPRIEDAVSEASDAEESTTLDNENGEAAPKTFKDLGIVDSLCEACDRLGYKQPTAIQQEAIPLALQDRDIIGIAETGSGKTAAFALPILQALLDKPQPLFALVLAPTRELAAQIAQSFEALGSLINLRCALLLGGLDMVQQAIALGKKPHVVVATPGRLLDHLEKTKGFSLRNLRYCVMDEADRLLDMDFGPILEKILKFLPRERRTFLFSATMSSKVESLQRASLRDPLKVNVSTSKYQTVSTLVSNYLFIPHIHKDTYFIYLCNEFSGKTMIVFTRTVLETQRIAILLRTLGMGAIPLHGGLSQSARLGALSKFRAGTRNILVATDVAARGLDIPNVDCVINYDLPQDSKTYIHRVGRTARAGKSGHALSIVTQYDLEIWTRIEAALGTKLTEYAYEKDEVMVFKPRVEEAQRHARNEMKNLIDDRGKKGSVLKGHRGKKRGAPGSGRDNMDAEEG, encoded by the exons ATGTCGTCAGTCAAGCGCAGAAAGATCTCCGACAACCCTTCCGcggtgaagaaaaagaagaccgAAGCACCCAAGCCCAAAATCATACCTGGGCCAGAACCCAGAATCGAAGATGCAGTATCTGAGGCCTCAGATGCCGAGGAGTCGACCACCCTTGACAATGAGAACGGGGAGGCTGCCCCAAAGACCTTCAAGGATCTC GGCATCGTCGACTCCCTGTGCGAAGCATGCGACCGACTCGGATACAAGCAGCCAACCGCTATTCAGCAAGAGGCCATCCCACTTGCGCTTCAAGATCGCGACATCATTGGTATCGCCGAGACGGGTTCCGGAAAAACAGCCGCTTTTGCCCTTCCAATTCTTCAAGCTTTGCTCGACAAGCCCCAGCCCTTGTTCGCCCTCGTTCTTGCGCCGACAAGAGAACTTGCCGCCCAGATCGCCCAGTCCTTTGAAGCTCTCGGTTCCCTGATCAACCTCCGCTgcgctcttcttcttggtggtcTAGACATGGTACAGCAAGCTATCGCCCTCGGAAAGAAGCCTCACGTCGTCGTCGCAACCCCCGGTAGACTTCTCGACCATTTGGAAAAGACCAAGGGCTTCAGCTTGCGCAATCTTAGGTACTGCGTCATGGACGAAGCCGATcgcctcctcgacatggacTTTGGCCCCATCCTCGAGAAGATCCTCAAGTTCCTCCCCCGCGAGCGCCGCACTTTTCTGTTCTCCGCCACCATGTCCAGCAAAGTCGAGTCCCTCCAGCGCGCCTCTCTCCGCGACCCCCTAAAGGTCAACGTCTCCACCTCCAAGTACCAAACCGTCTCGACGCTCGTCTCCAACTACCTTTTCATCCCTCACATTCACAAGGACACGTATTTCATCTACCTCTGTAATGAATTCTCCGGCAAGACAATGATCGTCTTTACCCGTACTGTTCTCGAGACGCAAAGAATTGCCATTCTGTTGCGCACTCTGGGCATGGGCGCTATCCCGCTCCACGGTGGCTTGTCTCAGTCAGCTCGTCTCGGTGCGCTGAGCAAGTTCCGCGCTGGGACGAGGAATATTCTTGTGGCTACTGATGTTGCGGCTCGTGGTTTGGATATTCCCAATGTGGACTGTGTCATCAATTATGATTTGCCGCAGGATTCGAAGACATATATTCATCGGGTTGGTCGTACGGCTCGTGCGGGCAAGTCGGGGCATGCTTTGAGTATTGTGACGCAATA TGACCTCGAAATCTGGACCCGCATCGAAGCCGCCCTTGGCACCAAGCTCACCGAGTACGCTTACGAAAAGGACGAGGTGATGGTTTTTAAGCCCCGGGTGGAAGAGGCTCAACGGCACGCGAGAAATGAGATGAAGAACTTGATTGATGAccgggggaagaaggggtcgGTGCTGAAGGGCCAcagggggaagaagaggggtgCGCCCGGGTCTGGGAGGGATAATATGGATGCTGAGGAGGGTTGA
- the cwf19 gene encoding Pre-mRNA-splicing factor cwf19 (COG:S; EggNog:ENOG503NXTC): MDSLEDFEKSLAAERAERERQKEKEERRDRKHRHHHRESRRDRSTERDRDSDRRRRRDDQDDESRRHKRYRRDDEDDESRRHRHRHRDDDRDRDRDRHRRSGKDTKDLKASDPKEDLPLPDEELAPGESKSSLVRDSWMTAPSALDIDYVQRNKRKSPSPMREEPKRVLHHRELNKGLEEASNRPAEEPETGKPREVRYTFGDDGSQWRMTKLKAVYTIAEETGRPVDEVAIERFGSLREFDDAREEKIEVDRRKVYGSGYVGKEKPTGELYAERIASQKKAPPPPGFPALSKPPAELEQGVSIEDKIAPAPPMDQSALNRLRAQLMKAKLRNSPDVPKLEAEFNSAMAAFQSGQTTSNAIVLDASHSRLLAGGSRGEVKPVTNKRGLERGTVVENDEMTLDDMVREERRTKGEAGGEGMRLAERIAKDGKFDNDLEYLDENAEKLAKRVHKTDSSLKNVAVTEYKKLNRILDSCPLCYHEEKNPPGNLPVAPVVSLGTRTYLTLAPAPELTGAEGGAVIVPLSHRTNLLECDDDEWEEMRNFMKSLTRMYHDQGREVIFYENAANPQRRQHAAMVAVPIPYELGDTAPAFFREAMMSAGEEWSQHKKVIDTLKKSKEPGFGRMAFRKSIAKEMPYFHAWFGLDGGLGHVVEDSASWPRGDGFAREVIGGMLDADVAVIKKQGRWTRGDERVEGFKKRWRKWDWTRVLEDGQ; this comes from the coding sequence ATGGACAGCCTCGAAGACTTTGAAAAGTCTCTCGCTGCCGAAAGGGCTGAGCGTGAGCgccaaaaggaaaaggaggagcgCAGAGACAGAAAACATAGACACCACCATCGAGAGTCGAGACGAGACAGGTCAACAGAGCGCGACAGAGACAGCGatcgaagacgacgacgcgACGACCAAGACGATGAGAGCCGCAGGCATAAGCGGTACCGccgggatgatgaggacgacgagTCAAGGCGGCATCGACACCGGCATAGAGATGATGACCgggacagagacagagacaggCACCGGCGCAGCGGGAAGGATACGAAGGATTTAAAAGCATCCGACCCGAAAGAAGACCTACCACTGCCAGACGAGGAACTCGCGCCGGGTGAATCCAAGTCGTCATTGGTCCGAGACTCGTGGATGACGGCGCCGTCTGCGCTGGATATTGATTATGTCCAGCGTAACAAACGGAAAAGTCCCTCGCCTATGAGGGAGGAGCCGAAGAGGGTGTTGCATCATCGGGAACTAAACAAGGGCCTGGAAGAGGCGAGCAATAGGCCGGCAGAGGAGCCAGAGACCGGCAAGCCGCGGGAGGTCAGATACACCTTTGGCGACGACGGGTCACAATGGCGCATGACGAAGCTCAAGGCTGTCTACACCATCGCCGAGGAAACCGGCCGGCCAGTGGACGAAGTCGCGATTGAGCGCTTTGGCAGTCTCCGGGAATTTGACGATGCGCGAGAGGAAAAGATTGAAGTGGATAGGAGAAAGGTTTACGGAAGCGGCTACGTTGGCAAGGAGAAGCCAACCGGGGAACTCTACGCGGAGAGAATCGCCAGCCAAAAgaaggcaccaccaccccctggcTTCCCGGCCCTGAGCAAACCCCCCGCCGAACTCGAACAAGGCGTCTCAATCGAAGACAAAAttgcccctgcccctcccatGGATCAATCAGCCCTCAACCGCCTCCGCGCCCAGCTCATGAAGGCCAAACTCCGCAACTCCCCCGACGTGCCCAAGCTGGAAGCAGAATTCAACTCTGCCATGGCGGCGTTCCAGTCAGGCCAGACAACCAGCAACGCCATAGTCCTCGACGCCTCCCACTCGCGCCTCTTGGCCGGCGGGTCAAGAGGGGAAGTAAAGCCAGTAACCAACAAACGGGGTCTTGAGCGCGGCACAGTGGTGGAAAACGACGAGATGACGCTGGACGACATGGTCCGCGAAGAGCGCCGTACAAAAGGCGAAGCCGGCGGGGAAGGGATGCGTCTGGCGGAGAGGATCGCCAAGGATGGGAAGTTCGACAATGATTTGGAGTATCTGGATGAGAATGCGGAGAAATTGGCGAAGAGGGTGCACAAGACTGACTCGAGCTTGAAGAATGTCGCTGTGACGGAGTACAAGAAGCTGAATCGGATATTGGACAGTTGTCCGTTGTGTTATCACGAGGAGAAGAACCCGCCGGGGAACTTGCCGGTGGCGCCGGTTGTTTCTTTGGGTACGAGGACGTATCTCACTTTGGCGCCGGCTCCGGAGCTGACGGGTGCGGAAGGCGGAGCCGTCATCGTCCCTTTGTCGCATCGAACAAATCTCCTTGAATGCGACGATGAtgagtgggaggagatgaggaaTTTCATGAAGTCGCTGACGAGGATGTATCACGACCAAGGACGAGAAGTCATTTTTTACGAAAATGCCGCGAACCCGCAGCGCAGGCAGCACGCCGCTATGGTTGCTGTCCCCATCCCTTACGAACTAGGGGATACGGCACCGGCATTTTTCAGGGAAGCGATGATGAgcgcgggggaggagtggtcCCAGCACAAAAAGGTGATTGATACTCTCAAAAAGAGTAAGGAGCCCGGGTTTGGGAGGATGGCGTTCCGGAAGAGCATTGCAAAGGAGATGCCGTATTTTCATGCTTGGTTTGGGcttgatggggggttggggcatgtggtggaggataGCGCGAGTTGGCcgaggggggatgggtttgCTAGGGAGGTCATTGGGGGGATGTTGGATGCTGATGTCGCTGTGATTAAGAAGCaggggaggtggacgaggggggatgagagggtggaggggttcaaaaagaggtggaggaagtggGATTggacgagggtgttggaggatggACAGTGA
- a CDS encoding hypothetical protein (EggNog:ENOG503P0RM), translated as MLRKKDTFTVITPIPGFIPRQLAIDILHSHSEVITLNPLVIDHKPIAAPQNAETDEYYSTWYEITERLQLVPGIGKMGSSTIKFNGCFHDMPWGLQTHVYAPMNIDMRSTYRIAGNQPGVEPPEVPEIGLKALGVPSDGLYLREDIEIKCNVTMVSYVRSQMKKASAEMVQRMIKKAELLDAGVLSAMIEDGKLKTLNPADRRNTVRSPLPSPSSLHYSPSINGGSTPPQMHSPRMPYQIPRVTSVHNPYGRPGTAGSQGPGGLQQQIQAAQQQQQQPPQYGQIPHDNGPQELPGVEASQTNNNNNNFAVEMPGDFVFANVDPNRPPTNHGSPHSQQGQWSNAGSRPASYQSSITSPNPDLKGGYPGQQQQLAPHRETNEEHHTGQRKHDSIQKSPYAVYNPADYAKVPSPLQPGGGQQQQQQGQQYTQQRYGY; from the exons ATGTTGCGGAAGAAGGACACCTTCACCGTCATCACGCCCATCCCGGGCTTTATCCCCCGCCAACTCGCCATTGATATTCTTCATTCCCATTCAGAAGTCATCACGCTCAACCCGCTGGTTATCGACCACAAGCCCATCGCGGCGCCTCAAAATGCCGAGACCGATGAGTATTACTCGACTTGGTATGAGATCACGGAGCGCCTCCAGCTCGTGCCTGGAATCGGCAAGATGGGATCCTCGACTATCAAGTTCAACGGCTGCTTTCACGATATGCCCTGGGGGCTTCAAACACACGTCTACGCGCCCATGAATATCGACATGCGCAGCACCTATCGCATCGCGGGTAACCAACCCGGTGTCGAGCCCCCCGAGGTGCCAGAGATTGGCCTCAAAGCATTAGGCGTACCTTCGGACGGACTCTACCTCCGCGAGGATATCGAAATCAAGTGCAACGTCACCATGGTCAGCTATGTCAGGTCTcagatgaagaaggcgtcGGCCGAAATGGTGCAGAGGAtgatcaagaaggccgagcTGCTGGATGCCGGTGTGCTGTCAGCCATGATTGAGGATGGAAAGCTGAAGACGCTCAACCCAGCCGACAGACGCAACACTGTACGATCACCATTGCCGTCTCCTTCCAGTCTTCACTACTCACCGTCTATCAACGGCGGCAGCACCCCGCCGCAGATGCACTCACCAAGAATGCCGTACCAAATCCCCAGAGTCACATCAGTGCACAACCCCTACGGACGACCCGGCACGGCAGGCTCCCAAGGGCCGGGGGGTCTCCAGCAGCAAATCCAAGcagcccagcaacagcagcaacaaccaccccaatACGGGCAAATTCCCCATGATAACGGCCCCCAGGAACTCCCCGGCGTAGAGGCCagccaaaccaacaacaacaacaacaactttgCCGTCGAAATGCCTGGCGACTTTGTCTTTGCCAACG TTGATCCAAAccgcccccccaccaaccacggCAGTCCACACTCGCAGCAGGGCCAGTGGTCGAATGCGGGTTCACGCCCGGCGAGTTATCAGTCAAGCATCACGTCTCCGAACCCTGATCTGAAAGGGGGGTACCCggggcagcaacagcagttGGCGCCGCATAGGGAGACGAATGAGGAGCATCACACGGGGCAGAGGAAGCATGATTCGATTCAGAAGTCGCCTTATGCGGTGTATAACCCGGCTGATTACGCAAAGGTTCCTTCGCCTTTGCAGCCGGGtggggggcagcagcagcagcagcaagggcagCAGTATACGCAGCAGCGGTATGGATATTGA